One part of the Marinihelvus fidelis genome encodes these proteins:
- a CDS encoding DUF2721 domain-containing protein: MILLEDATDIAHVIELAVAPVFLLAGIGAFINAFAARLGRVFDRGRLLEDMLDHAGSEEAALIRVELAILWRRARLANIGIALDILSALIVCILIAVAFAGFFFDFEIRAAVASLFILAMLALIGGLVAFLWEVYIAVRRFSFGIRSSGVKRD, from the coding sequence ATGATCCTGCTCGAAGACGCCACCGACATCGCCCACGTCATCGAACTGGCGGTGGCGCCGGTGTTCCTGCTGGCCGGTATCGGCGCCTTCATCAACGCCTTCGCCGCCCGCCTGGGGCGCGTGTTTGACCGTGGCCGACTGCTCGAGGACATGCTCGACCATGCCGGCTCCGAAGAAGCGGCACTGATCCGCGTGGAGCTGGCTATCCTGTGGCGCCGCGCACGCCTGGCCAATATCGGTATTGCGCTGGATATCCTCTCGGCGCTAATCGTCTGCATCCTCATCGCGGTGGCCTTTGCCGGTTTCTTTTTCGATTTCGAGATCCGCGCGGCCGTGGCCAGCCTGTTCATCCTGGCCATGCTGGCACTGATCGGCGGCCTGGTGGCGTTCCTGTGGGAGGTCTACATCGCGGTGCGGCGGTTTTCCTTCGGCATTCGCTCTTCCGGTGTCAAGCGCGACTGA
- a CDS encoding nucleoside recognition domain-containing protein: MLNYIWMGMILISVVVGTFTGRIDQVTQAAIDMAKLSVEIAIGLVGIMALWLGIMKIAEASGLIRIIAKLLRPITIRLFPDVPDDHPAIGSIVLNMSANMLGLGNAATPLGLKAMEELQELNPDKKTASNAMVMFLAINTSSVQLILPATVVALMGVVSADIFITTILATLCSTIAAIVIVKVLENTKWFRLTPAPEDGAGDEASAPVEQGEGDER; the protein is encoded by the coding sequence ATGCTGAACTACATCTGGATGGGCATGATCCTGATCTCCGTCGTGGTCGGGACCTTCACCGGTCGAATCGACCAGGTCACCCAGGCGGCCATCGATATGGCCAAGCTGTCGGTGGAGATCGCCATCGGCCTGGTCGGCATCATGGCGCTGTGGCTGGGCATCATGAAGATCGCCGAGGCCTCCGGCCTGATCCGCATCATCGCCAAACTGCTGCGGCCGATCACCATCCGCCTGTTCCCCGACGTGCCCGACGACCACCCGGCCATCGGTTCCATCGTGCTGAACATGTCCGCGAACATGCTGGGCCTGGGCAACGCCGCCACGCCGCTGGGCCTGAAGGCGATGGAGGAGCTACAGGAGCTGAACCCGGACAAGAAAACGGCCAGCAACGCCATGGTCATGTTCCTGGCGATCAACACTTCCAGCGTGCAACTGATCCTGCCGGCCACCGTGGTGGCGCTGATGGGCGTGGTTTCCGCCGATATCTTCATCACCACCATCCTGGCGACGCTTTGCTCGACCATCGCCGCGATCGTTATCGTCAAGGTGCTGGAGAACACGAAGTGGTTCCGGCTGACACCGGCGCCCGAGGATGGAGCTGGTGACGAAGCAAGCGCGCCGGTTGAGCAAGGTGAAGGGGACGAACGATGA
- a CDS encoding type II toxin-antitoxin system RelE/ParE family toxin yields MNTTKTSLPEKGLEFLAAVESGIDQLCQYPESGPVKRGMIRSLVLPPSGRWPYSLHYSIKPAEIRVLAVAHHRRQPFYWLGKRV; encoded by the coding sequence TTGAATACTACGAAAACATCGCTCCCGGAAAAGGGTCTGGAGTTTTTGGCCGCCGTCGAATCCGGAATCGACCAGCTTTGCCAGTATCCTGAATCTGGTCCGGTCAAACGCGGCATGATTCGGTCACTGGTATTACCGCCTTCGGGTCGCTGGCCGTACTCACTTCATTACAGCATTAAGCCTGCCGAAATCCGCGTTCTGGCAGTCGCGCATCATCGTCGCCAACCCTTTTACTGGCTGGGAAAAAGGGTCTGA
- a CDS encoding APC family permease, producing MSDTKTTRTPADPMRSFSEDTDMKRDLGLLEAVSIVVNRIIGSGIFRTPAPIMAAVASTSLFGLVWALGGIVTIFGAVIYAELAAMMPRSGGPYEYLKMSYGPFWAFLRGWAMFFVSETASITAVALIFAEYLSAAWFLVNGVHLDKMVIFGVAFGTIWLLTAINMWGVQFSGWVQNIFSFVKIAAVGSIIGIAFTSWSTGNWANFITPLFPESFGGTTILAVGAALRYAFFAFSGWEGATYIAEEVKNPRRNLPLSLFIGIGGVMLLYLGANAAYLFQLPPERIAEAPWVATEVMTVAMGATGGILISVAVMINTFGNVNTQILCKARTWQAMARDGVFFDWFAKLHPTYRTPNNALIGQAGWATVLLVFAVLADNSYETMIDFFSATSTIFNILVFTSIWVLRRKYPDAHRPYRAWLYPWSLVGILAIYFAFLVITLITAFVPSIIGLGLTATGAVYYFFKVGFGRRAAGASAD from the coding sequence TTGAGCGACACGAAAACAACAAGAACGCCCGCCGACCCGATGCGGTCGTTCAGCGAAGACACTGACATGAAGCGCGACCTGGGCCTGCTCGAAGCGGTGTCCATCGTCGTCAACCGCATCATCGGCTCGGGCATCTTCCGCACGCCGGCGCCCATCATGGCGGCCGTGGCCAGCACCTCGCTGTTCGGCCTGGTGTGGGCGCTGGGCGGCATCGTTACCATCTTCGGCGCGGTGATTTACGCCGAGCTGGCGGCGATGATGCCGCGCTCCGGCGGGCCGTATGAATACCTGAAGATGTCCTACGGGCCGTTCTGGGCCTTTTTGCGCGGCTGGGCGATGTTTTTCGTGTCGGAAACCGCGTCGATTACCGCGGTGGCGCTGATCTTCGCCGAGTACCTGAGTGCCGCCTGGTTCCTGGTCAATGGCGTACACCTGGACAAGATGGTGATCTTCGGCGTCGCCTTCGGCACCATCTGGCTGCTGACGGCAATCAATATGTGGGGCGTGCAGTTCTCCGGCTGGGTGCAGAACATATTCAGCTTCGTCAAGATCGCCGCGGTGGGCAGCATTATCGGTATCGCCTTCACCAGCTGGAGCACCGGCAACTGGGCCAACTTCATCACGCCGCTGTTCCCGGAATCATTCGGCGGCACGACCATCCTGGCCGTCGGCGCGGCGCTGCGCTACGCGTTCTTCGCCTTCAGCGGCTGGGAGGGCGCAACCTATATCGCCGAGGAAGTGAAAAACCCGCGCCGCAACCTGCCGCTGTCGCTGTTCATCGGCATTGGCGGCGTCATGCTGTTGTACCTGGGCGCCAACGCCGCCTACCTGTTCCAGCTGCCGCCCGAGCGCATTGCCGAGGCGCCGTGGGTGGCCACCGAGGTGATGACGGTCGCCATGGGCGCCACCGGCGGCATCCTGATCTCCGTCGCCGTGATGATCAACACCTTCGGCAACGTCAACACACAGATCCTGTGCAAGGCGCGCACCTGGCAGGCCATGGCCCGCGACGGCGTGTTCTTCGACTGGTTCGCGAAACTGCACCCGACCTACCGCACGCCCAACAACGCGCTGATCGGACAGGCCGGCTGGGCCACGGTGCTGCTGGTATTCGCGGTGCTGGCCGATAACTCTTACGAGACCATGATCGACTTCTTCTCGGCCACCTCGACCATCTTCAACATCCTGGTTTTCACATCAATCTGGGTCCTGCGCCGGAAATACCCGGACGCGCACCGGCCGTACCGCGCCTGGCTGTACCCGTGGAGCCTGGTCGGCATCCTGGCCATCTACTTCGCCTTCCTGGTCATCACGCTGATCACCGCCTTCGTGCCGTCGATCATCGGCCTGGGCCTGACGGCCACCGGCGCGGTGTACTACTTCTTCAAGGTAGGTTTCGGGCGCCGCGCGGCCGGGGCATCGGCGGACTGA
- a CDS encoding serine hydrolase: protein MNRTAMTHRILLPGLLLMLAGCATAQAPATVPAAESAPAAPATANIDIDLLARYAMETFDVPGMAVGVIKDGEVVYAAGHGLREAGQPGGVNTDTLFRLASVTKAFTAAAAAVMVDDGKLSWDGPVNQVLPALRMNDPWVTANISMVDLLAHRSGLPAHAGDLLLWPVPNAFTEDDIVAALQYFPLDAGFRNGYTYDNVLYIVAAQAIEQAGGTSWGETVDTRLMAPLGLDRCFAGVIPEEQMRNLAAPHGGRGSDWSVIERNRIPRQPDKFSPAGGIACSLDDMLTWVGTQLAGGVGPDGTAVFSPAAARTMWRPHNPLGVSGAEKQLHGTNFKAYGLGWRLRDVHGVMEVSHTGSLDGWRAHVVMAPDLGLGIVTLLNSSSSAARSAVSTQILYSYLDAPPIDWVGWYRDQQSSGGGSAEQDAEPDRGPVQPARPLARYTGQYADPWFGDVAITLDEGTLRFSADKAPKFTGPLLHHDGDLFLAQWDDREVGMDAWVRFVFDPAGRVTGVRMNRQMNSPSDLDHFRFLDLVPVDNAKEANR from the coding sequence ATGAACAGGACCGCCATGACCCACAGAATTCTCCTGCCCGGCCTGCTATTGATGCTGGCCGGCTGCGCCACCGCGCAGGCGCCGGCAACCGTGCCAGCCGCTGAATCAGCACCCGCTGCGCCTGCCACGGCAAACATCGACATCGACCTGCTGGCTCGCTACGCCATGGAGACCTTCGATGTCCCCGGCATGGCCGTGGGCGTCATCAAGGATGGCGAAGTGGTGTATGCCGCTGGCCACGGCCTCCGCGAGGCCGGGCAGCCGGGTGGGGTCAATACCGACACCCTGTTCCGCCTGGCCTCGGTAACCAAGGCCTTCACCGCCGCCGCGGCAGCGGTAATGGTCGACGATGGCAAGCTCAGCTGGGACGGCCCGGTCAACCAGGTGCTGCCGGCGCTGCGCATGAACGACCCCTGGGTCACGGCCAATATTTCCATGGTCGACCTGCTGGCCCACCGCAGCGGACTGCCCGCCCATGCCGGCGACCTGCTGCTATGGCCGGTGCCCAACGCGTTCACCGAGGACGATATCGTCGCCGCGCTGCAGTACTTCCCGCTGGATGCCGGTTTCCGCAACGGCTACACCTACGACAACGTGCTCTACATCGTTGCCGCGCAGGCCATCGAGCAGGCCGGCGGCACGAGCTGGGGTGAAACGGTCGACACGCGGCTGATGGCCCCACTGGGCCTGGACCGTTGCTTCGCCGGCGTGATCCCGGAAGAGCAGATGCGCAACCTGGCGGCTCCGCACGGCGGCCGCGGCAGCGACTGGAGCGTGATCGAGCGCAACCGCATTCCCCGCCAGCCCGACAAGTTCTCCCCTGCCGGCGGCATCGCCTGCAGCCTGGATGACATGCTCACCTGGGTGGGCACACAGCTGGCCGGCGGCGTGGGCCCGGACGGCACCGCGGTGTTCAGCCCGGCGGCGGCCCGGACCATGTGGCGGCCGCACAACCCGCTGGGCGTCAGCGGCGCCGAGAAGCAACTGCACGGCACCAACTTCAAGGCCTACGGCCTGGGCTGGCGGCTGCGCGATGTGCATGGCGTCATGGAGGTCTCGCACACCGGCTCGCTGGACGGCTGGCGCGCCCACGTGGTGATGGCGCCGGACCTGGGCCTGGGCATCGTCACGCTGCTGAACAGTTCCAGCAGCGCCGCCCGCAGCGCCGTCTCGACCCAGATTCTCTACAGCTACCTGGACGCACCCCCCATCGACTGGGTGGGCTGGTACCGTGACCAGCAATCATCCGGCGGTGGTTCAGCCGAACAGGACGCCGAACCGGACCGCGGCCCGGTCCAGCCCGCGCGGCCGCTGGCACGCTACACCGGCCAGTATGCCGACCCATGGTTCGGCGACGTCGCCATCACGCTGGACGAGGGCACGCTGCGGTTCAGCGCCGACAAGGCGCCCAAGTTCACCGGGCCGCTGCTGCACCATGACGGCGACCTGTTCCTGGCGCAATGGGACGATCGCGAGGTCGGCATGGACGCCTGGGTGCGCTTCGTGTTCGACCCAGCGGGCCGGGTGACCGGCGTGCGCATGAACCGGCAGATGAACAGCCCTTCAGACCTGGACCACTTCCGCTTCTTGGACCTGGTCCCCGTCGATAACGCCAAGGAAGCCAACCGATGA
- a CDS encoding addiction module protein yields MTDANTIDAIEKAALELKPDARAKLAQRLVESLAALPESELAELWLREAERRDQELDSGNTAALPGISVIADIRSRYDK; encoded by the coding sequence ATGACCGATGCAAACACCATCGACGCCATAGAAAAGGCCGCGCTGGAGCTGAAGCCCGACGCCCGGGCAAAACTGGCGCAACGCCTGGTTGAAAGCCTTGCTGCTCTACCTGAATCTGAACTGGCCGAACTCTGGCTTAGGGAAGCCGAACGGCGTGACCAGGAACTTGACAGTGGAAATACGGCTGCGTTGCCCGGAATAAGCGTAATCGCTGACATCAGGTCCCGCTACGACAAGTAA
- a CDS encoding MurR/RpiR family transcriptional regulator — MSCLAKIRAFQDELSPNEKKIARFILDNPALIRDYSSQSLAHAVGVSQSSIVKFSQKLGFRGFTDLKLAIHEAFLTGDGHDNGDGNGNGGVDDDASVAELLYQTKQQALLNTMQLNEEKQLEAAVDILEKAQRTQIIAMGWSALAARHFASMLSQIGRAVIAETDAYFQLSSVATLGKGDAIFLVSLTGQAPRTLEAVKKARRAGVKVVTLTTYSANPFRSLADVQLYSVSTAGKYELPQIVSMTSQQYMIDLLFKLIIRRNRKAKELLALNRQDVESF, encoded by the coding sequence ATGTCCTGCCTGGCCAAAATCCGTGCGTTCCAGGATGAACTGTCTCCGAACGAGAAGAAGATCGCTCGCTTCATCCTGGACAACCCGGCACTGATCCGAGACTACTCGTCGCAGAGCCTGGCCCACGCCGTGGGCGTCAGCCAGTCCAGCATCGTCAAGTTCAGCCAGAAACTGGGCTTCCGCGGTTTCACCGACCTGAAGCTCGCCATTCACGAGGCCTTCCTGACCGGCGACGGTCACGACAACGGTGACGGTAACGGCAACGGCGGCGTCGACGACGATGCCTCGGTGGCCGAACTGCTGTACCAGACCAAGCAGCAGGCACTGCTGAACACCATGCAGCTGAACGAGGAAAAGCAACTGGAGGCAGCGGTCGATATCCTGGAAAAAGCCCAGCGTACGCAGATTATCGCCATGGGCTGGAGCGCGCTGGCGGCGCGGCATTTCGCCTCCATGCTCAGCCAGATCGGGCGCGCCGTGATCGCCGAGACCGATGCCTATTTCCAGCTCTCCAGCGTCGCCACGCTGGGTAAGGGCGACGCCATTTTCCTGGTCTCGCTCACCGGCCAGGCGCCGCGTACGCTGGAGGCCGTCAAGAAGGCGCGCCGCGCCGGCGTCAAGGTGGTCACGCTGACCACCTACAGCGCCAACCCGTTCCGCTCGCTGGCCGACGTGCAGCTGTACTCGGTCAGCACGGCGGGCAAATACGAACTGCCGCAGATTGTCTCCATGACCTCGCAGCAGTACATGATCGACCTGCTGTTCAAGCTGATTATTCGCCGCAACCGCAAGGCGAAAGAGTTACTGGCGCTGAACCGCCAGGATGTCGAAAGCTTCTAG
- a CDS encoding spore maturation protein, whose translation MIETFTDGLNELARYIIPALIVGIPLYAMAARRVKVYEVFVEGAKDGFTIAVRIIPYLVAILVAVGMFRASGALDVLLNLLAPFLNFIGFPPENLPLALMRPLSGSGSLGLLTDLVNEYGADSMQAKIGATMFGSSETTFYVLAVYFGSVGVLRSRHAVPAGLFADAVGAISAVYLCQWLLG comes from the coding sequence ATGATCGAGACCTTCACCGACGGCCTGAACGAGCTGGCCCGCTACATCATCCCGGCGCTGATCGTCGGCATCCCGCTGTACGCCATGGCCGCGCGCCGCGTGAAGGTCTACGAGGTCTTCGTCGAGGGTGCCAAGGACGGTTTCACCATCGCCGTACGCATCATTCCTTACCTGGTGGCCATCCTGGTGGCCGTCGGCATGTTTCGCGCCTCCGGCGCGCTGGATGTGCTGCTGAACCTGCTGGCGCCGTTCCTGAACTTCATTGGCTTCCCGCCCGAGAACCTGCCGCTGGCGCTGATGCGCCCGCTGTCCGGCAGCGGCTCACTCGGCCTGCTGACCGATCTCGTCAACGAATACGGCGCCGACTCCATGCAGGCCAAGATCGGCGCGACGATGTTCGGCTCCTCGGAAACGACGTTTTACGTTCTGGCCGTGTACTTCGGCTCGGTGGGCGTGCTGCGCAGCCGCCACGCGGTGCCGGCAGGCCTGTTCGCCGACGCCGTCGGCGCCATCAGCGCCGTTTACCTGTGCCAGTGGCTGCTGGGTTAA
- a CDS encoding aspartate/glutamate racemase family protein, producing MRIAITDSGVGGLSVCAALEAELARRGLGANLELLYLNAALEDDYAYNSMPTRREQVETFDGFLDAAFSDYAPDLLFIACNTLSVMFDDPYFDHQTRDRVAGIVDTGVAEILAALEDWPDAGVAVFATPITVAGNTYRRRLESAGVAPSRIVQQACPELPDAISNDVTGEQAARLLEQFVPDALGQFEPSPTRVLAALGCTHFGYQAERFARELEHHVNAARVIDPNAASAGVIIDRALAKAPATASPGAPRVTVVSRYTIPDRPMTSLAKYLGDAAPLTLAALVNHETRPDFFARKPQDLSA from the coding sequence GTGCGCATCGCCATCACCGATTCCGGCGTGGGCGGCCTGTCGGTGTGCGCGGCGCTGGAAGCCGAGCTGGCGCGGCGCGGGCTGGGCGCCAACCTTGAACTGCTGTACCTGAACGCCGCGCTGGAAGACGACTACGCCTACAACTCCATGCCGACCCGGCGCGAGCAGGTGGAAACCTTCGACGGTTTCCTCGACGCCGCTTTCAGCGATTACGCGCCCGACCTGCTGTTTATCGCCTGCAACACCCTGAGCGTGATGTTCGACGACCCGTATTTCGACCACCAGACGCGCGACCGCGTGGCCGGCATTGTCGACACCGGTGTGGCCGAAATCCTGGCGGCGCTGGAGGACTGGCCGGATGCCGGCGTGGCCGTGTTCGCGACGCCGATCACGGTCGCCGGCAACACCTACCGCCGACGACTGGAGTCGGCTGGGGTGGCGCCATCGCGCATCGTCCAGCAGGCCTGTCCCGAGCTGCCGGATGCCATTTCCAACGACGTGACCGGCGAGCAGGCGGCACGCCTGCTGGAACAGTTCGTGCCGGACGCACTGGGACAGTTCGAACCGTCACCAACCCGGGTGCTCGCCGCGCTGGGCTGCACACATTTCGGCTACCAGGCCGAGCGGTTCGCGCGGGAACTGGAACACCATGTGAACGCGGCCCGGGTGATTGACCCGAACGCGGCATCCGCAGGCGTGATCATCGATCGCGCGCTGGCCAAGGCGCCCGCCACCGCATCCCCCGGCGCGCCGCGGGTCACGGTCGTCAGCCGCTACACCATTCCCGACCGCCCGATGACCTCGCTGGCGAAGTACCTGGGGGACGCCGCACCGCTTACACTGGCGGCCCTGGTCAACCATGAAACCCGGCCGGACTTTTTCGCCCGCAAACCACAGGACCTCTCCGCTTGA
- a CDS encoding alanine racemase, producing the protein MIDSPTLLLDRDRALRNLHRMQDRAQAAGVGFRPHFKTHQSRAVGEWYREAGIDRITVSSIAMAEYFADAGWDDILVAFPLNPLALPRYQALGSRVRLATLVDNPAALAVIADGPEPTMDLYVDIDAGYGRTGVPADQADRVGALIDTIDAMSGLTFRGFYCHPGDTYHHADADERGAIHTRATDGLQALKQRFAAHTPRVLMGDTPGCSTADGFPGVDEITPGNFIFYDLVQASLGACDEDDIAIAMACPVVGHYPDRGEIVIHGGGVHFAKDVLEVDGRHVFGKLAERDGDGWRISRQALYLDSISQEHGIIRVPAERLNEFRVGDVVIVLPVHSCMTADAMGGYVDLNGVAIDHF; encoded by the coding sequence ATGATCGATTCCCCGACCCTGCTGCTGGACCGCGATCGCGCGCTGCGCAACCTGCACCGTATGCAGGACCGCGCGCAGGCCGCGGGCGTAGGCTTCCGGCCGCACTTCAAGACCCACCAGTCGCGCGCGGTGGGCGAGTGGTACCGCGAGGCCGGCATCGACCGGATCACCGTGTCGTCCATCGCCATGGCAGAGTACTTTGCCGACGCCGGCTGGGACGACATCCTGGTCGCGTTCCCGCTGAACCCGCTGGCCCTGCCCCGTTACCAGGCGCTGGGGTCACGCGTCCGCCTGGCCACGCTGGTGGACAACCCGGCCGCGCTGGCGGTCATCGCCGACGGGCCGGAACCGACCATGGACCTGTATGTCGACATCGACGCGGGCTATGGCCGCACCGGTGTTCCGGCCGATCAGGCTGACCGTGTCGGGGCATTGATCGACACCATCGACGCCATGTCCGGGCTGACGTTCCGCGGTTTCTACTGTCACCCCGGCGACACCTATCACCACGCCGATGCGGACGAGCGCGGCGCGATCCACACCCGCGCGACCGACGGCCTGCAGGCGCTGAAACAGCGCTTCGCTGCCCATACCCCGCGGGTGCTGATGGGCGATACCCCGGGCTGCAGCACCGCGGATGGCTTTCCCGGCGTCGACGAGATCACGCCCGGCAACTTCATCTTCTACGACCTGGTCCAGGCCAGCCTGGGCGCCTGCGACGAGGATGACATCGCCATCGCCATGGCCTGCCCGGTGGTTGGTCATTACCCGGACCGGGGCGAGATCGTCATCCACGGCGGTGGTGTTCATTTCGCCAAAGATGTACTCGAGGTCGACGGTCGCCACGTGTTCGGCAAGCTGGCCGAGCGCGATGGCGATGGTTGGCGGATCAGCCGCCAGGCGCTGTACCTGGACTCAATCTCGCAGGAGCACGGCATTATCCGTGTGCCGGCAGAGCGCTTGAACGAGTTTCGCGTGGGTGACGTGGTGATCGTGCTGCCCGTGCATAGCTGCATGACCGCGGACGCGATGGGCGGCTATGTCGATCTGAATGGCGTCGCAATCGATCATTTTTGA
- the mpaA gene encoding murein tripeptide amidase MpaA, translating to MSNLVQVPRSEKGLLRHPAHRYGTSERGVALEFFGPDAGPVDLLVMASMHGDECDSTVALSEALRVVPNGALANPVILSVNPDGILRGTRCNANGVDLNRNWPASNWSPEPVRYKDHGKTVQDIELSTGASAGSEAETQHLLALVERLRPRAIVSLHAPLGCIDDPDDSALGRWIAAETDLPLVPDVGYATPGSFGSWCAEKGIPIITWELPADPLPAVIDSHAPVLFKLITGTYIDEVG from the coding sequence ATGAGCAACCTGGTGCAGGTACCGCGTTCTGAGAAGGGGTTGCTGCGGCACCCCGCGCATCGCTACGGCACGTCTGAACGCGGCGTGGCGCTGGAATTCTTTGGCCCCGACGCGGGCCCCGTGGACCTGCTGGTCATGGCATCGATGCACGGCGACGAGTGCGACTCCACCGTGGCCCTGTCCGAAGCCCTGCGAGTGGTGCCCAACGGCGCGCTGGCCAACCCGGTGATCCTGTCGGTGAACCCCGACGGCATCCTGCGCGGCACCCGTTGCAACGCCAATGGCGTGGACCTGAACCGCAACTGGCCGGCCAGCAACTGGTCACCGGAGCCGGTGCGCTATAAGGACCACGGCAAGACCGTTCAGGACATCGAGCTGAGCACCGGTGCCTCCGCCGGGTCGGAGGCGGAAACCCAACACCTGCTGGCACTGGTGGAACGACTGCGCCCACGCGCCATCGTCAGCCTGCACGCACCGCTGGGCTGCATCGACGACCCCGACGACTCCGCGCTGGGCCGCTGGATTGCCGCGGAAACAGACCTGCCCCTGGTGCCCGACGTCGGCTACGCCACGCCCGGCTCCTTCGGCAGCTGGTGCGCCGAGAAAGGCATTCCCATCATCACCTGGGAACTACCTGCCGACCCGCTGCCGGCGGTCATCGACTCGCACGCGCCGGTGCTGTTCAAGCTGATCACCGGCACGTATATCGACGAGGTCGGCTGA
- the alr gene encoding alanine racemase: MRPTRAIVRLDNIVHNLGVAARLAPGSKNVPVIKANAYGHGAVEVARALAPHAPALAVAFMDEAVALREAGIDHPLLVLQGPSARSDVELAAAEGFWLMLHRPGQVDWLANVRLARPVTTWLKVDTGMHRLGLAADEIPPALARLESRGNVHGDVVLSTHLSRADETDQAFTREQLALFQSLTLPHERPRSIANSAGILFWPEAHAEWNRPGYMLYGQCPSNTASPSGPTAELRAAMTMQSAIISVRDLAPGEGVGYGQRWRAERPSRIGTVAIGYGDGYPRHAPSGTPVWVRGCRAPLVGTVSMDMITVDLTDVAGADVGDEVELWGEHVPVNEVAALSGTIGYELLAGLTGRVPLTT, translated from the coding sequence ATGAGACCGACGCGCGCGATCGTCCGGCTCGACAACATCGTCCATAACCTGGGCGTGGCCGCGCGGCTGGCGCCGGGCTCGAAGAACGTGCCGGTGATCAAGGCAAACGCCTACGGCCACGGCGCCGTGGAAGTGGCCCGCGCGCTGGCGCCGCATGCACCGGCACTGGCCGTGGCCTTCATGGACGAGGCCGTCGCGCTGCGCGAGGCCGGCATCGATCACCCGCTGCTGGTGTTGCAGGGGCCTTCGGCGCGCAGCGACGTCGAACTGGCGGCCGCCGAAGGTTTCTGGCTGATGCTGCACCGACCCGGCCAGGTGGACTGGCTGGCCAACGTGCGACTGGCGCGGCCCGTAACGACATGGCTGAAGGTCGACACCGGCATGCACCGCCTGGGCCTAGCCGCCGACGAGATCCCACCCGCGCTGGCACGACTCGAATCACGGGGCAATGTGCACGGGGATGTAGTGCTCAGCACCCACCTGTCACGCGCCGATGAAACCGACCAGGCCTTCACCCGCGAGCAACTGGCGCTGTTCCAGTCACTGACGCTGCCGCACGAACGTCCACGCAGCATCGCCAACTCCGCGGGCATCCTGTTCTGGCCGGAGGCCCATGCCGAGTGGAACCGCCCCGGCTACATGCTCTATGGCCAGTGCCCCAGCAACACGGCGTCGCCTTCCGGCCCGACCGCCGAACTGCGCGCGGCCATGACCATGCAATCGGCCATCATTTCCGTTCGCGACCTGGCGCCCGGCGAAGGCGTCGGTTACGGCCAGCGTTGGCGCGCCGAGCGACCATCACGCATTGGCACCGTCGCCATCGGTTACGGCGATGGCTACCCGCGCCATGCACCATCGGGAACGCCGGTGTGGGTGCGTGGGTGTCGCGCACCGCTGGTCGGTACGGTGTCCATGGACATGATCACGGTGGACCTGACCGACGTGGCGGGCGCCGATGTGGGCGATGAGGTGGAACTCTGGGGCGAGCATGTGCCGGTCAACGAAGTGGCCGCCCTTTCTGGCACAATCGGCTACGAACTCCTGGCCGGACTGACCGGGCGCGTGCCCCTGACGACATGA